Proteins from a genomic interval of Dasania marina DSM 21967:
- a CDS encoding GatB/YqeY domain-containing protein, whose protein sequence is MTEQTLKARIKDEMKAAMRAKAKQRLTTIRSIQAEVKRIEVDERIDVDDARLLAVLDKMCKQRRDSIQQFTDGDRIDLAEIEQAEMLIIQEFLPAQLSEDEIKILITDAIASTGAAGMQDMGKVMGVLKPKLQGRADMGAVSKLIKASF, encoded by the coding sequence ATGACTGAGCAAACGCTTAAAGCTCGTATTAAAGACGAAATGAAAGCGGCCATGAGGGCCAAGGCTAAACAGCGCCTGACAACTATTCGGTCTATACAGGCCGAGGTCAAACGCATAGAAGTTGATGAGCGCATAGACGTCGACGACGCACGCCTATTGGCCGTGCTAGATAAAATGTGCAAGCAACGCCGTGACTCTATACAGCAGTTCACCGATGGTGACCGCATCGATCTCGCAGAGATTGAACAAGCGGAAATGCTGATCATCCAAGAGTTTCTGCCCGCGCAACTCAGTGAAGACGAGATAAAAATCCTCATCACCGACGCTATTGCCAGCACGGGCGCCGCCGGCATGCAAGACATGGGCAAAGTGATGGGCGTGCTAAAGCCCAAGCTACAAGGCCGTGCTGATATGGGTGCTGTGAGTAAGCTAATCAAAGCTAGCTTTTAG
- the dnaG gene encoding DNA primase, giving the protein MAGRIPESFIDDLLDRLDIVEVIDRRVKLKKSGRNYMACCPFHDEKTPSFSVNQEKQFYHCFGCGAGGNMIGFLMDYERLEFPRCIETLADMAGLEIPREASVFQEEPQLKRNIYTLLEKAASHYQRLLKEHPNRSRVVDYLKSRGLSGEIARDFGIGYAAPGWDNLLTTLGSKDDDKQLLIDGGMLIEKPEENKCYDRFRDRIMFPIHDNRGRVIAFGGRVLGDDKPKYLNSPETPVFHKGRELYGLYQARKNNRQLQQLIVVEGYMDVVALAQHGIGYAVATLGTATSTDHIKRIFRQCPEVVFCFDGDEAGRKAAIRALESALPVMEDGRQAKFLFLPQGEDPDSLVRKVGCNEFKRLIDKADPLENYLFDHLAQDIDISSLEGRARMSKLAAPLIAQLPQGVFKSLMMGSLAQRTGLXEDKLLEIIAQQPKPKVRDASPQPNGERNHEGDKKQPQGSHPKQRTPLPPKANIHRAPVLYAIGLLILYPKVGAQLPEFTIDCEQLELQLLRDIITLTQKRPDSTTYMILANWQQQPWKGLIEEALNQAQIFGNQGSAENPEQELSDTIKHILRNNSHIHLDQQVDKLLATNYADLSTEDKEQLKQLLAQKHS; this is encoded by the coding sequence ATGGCCGGACGCATACCCGAAAGTTTTATCGACGATTTACTGGATCGCCTCGACATTGTTGAGGTGATAGACCGGCGCGTAAAACTGAAAAAAAGCGGCCGCAATTACATGGCCTGCTGCCCCTTCCACGACGAGAAAACCCCCTCGTTTAGCGTCAACCAAGAAAAGCAGTTTTACCACTGCTTTGGCTGTGGCGCCGGCGGCAACATGATCGGTTTTTTGATGGATTATGAGCGCCTGGAATTTCCGCGCTGCATAGAAACCCTAGCCGACATGGCCGGGCTAGAAATCCCCCGCGAAGCCTCGGTATTTCAAGAAGAACCACAACTCAAACGCAATATTTACACCCTGCTGGAAAAAGCCGCCAGCCATTACCAGCGCCTGCTCAAAGAGCATCCCAACCGCTCCCGCGTAGTGGACTACCTAAAAAGTCGCGGCCTCAGCGGCGAAATAGCCCGCGACTTTGGCATAGGCTACGCCGCCCCCGGCTGGGACAACCTGCTCACCACCCTAGGCAGCAAAGACGACGACAAACAGCTGCTCATAGACGGCGGCATGCTGATAGAAAAACCCGAAGAGAACAAATGCTACGACCGTTTCCGCGACCGCATTATGTTCCCCATACACGACAACCGCGGCCGCGTCATAGCCTTTGGCGGCCGGGTATTAGGCGACGACAAACCCAAATACCTCAACTCCCCAGAAACCCCCGTATTCCATAAGGGCCGCGAACTCTACGGCCTTTACCAAGCGCGTAAAAACAACCGCCAACTACAGCAACTGATAGTCGTTGAAGGCTATATGGATGTGGTGGCACTCGCCCAGCACGGCATAGGCTATGCTGTGGCCACCCTAGGCACCGCCACCAGCACCGACCACATCAAGCGCATTTTTAGACAGTGCCCGGAAGTGGTGTTTTGCTTTGACGGTGACGAGGCTGGCCGCAAGGCCGCCATCCGCGCCCTAGAGTCGGCCCTGCCGGTGATGGAAGACGGCCGCCAAGCCAAGTTTTTATTTTTGCCACAGGGCGAAGACCCCGACAGCTTGGTGCGCAAGGTGGGCTGCAATGAATTTAAGCGCCTTATCGACAAAGCCGACCCACTGGAAAACTACCTGTTCGACCACTTAGCGCAGGATATAGACATCAGCTCACTAGAGGGCCGCGCCCGCATGAGCAAACTGGCGGCGCCGCTAATCGCGCAACTGCCACAAGGCGTATTCAAAAGCCTAATGATGGGCTCCCTCGCCCAGCGCACAGGCCTGNCCGAAGACAAACTGCTAGAAATTATCGCCCAGCAACCTAAACCTAAAGTTAGAGATGCCTCCCCTCAACCCAACGGCGAGCGCAACCATGAAGGCGATAAAAAACAGCCGCAAGGCAGCCACCCCAAACAACGCACACCGCTACCACCCAAGGCCAACATACACCGCGCACCGGTACTCTATGCCATAGGCTTACTGATTCTTTACCCCAAGGTGGGCGCGCAATTACCTGAGTTTACCATCGACTGCGAGCAGCTAGAGCTGCAACTGCTGCGTGATATTATTACCCTCACCCAAAAACGCCCCGACTCCACCACCTATATGATTTTGGCCAACTGGCAACAGCAGCCCTGGAAAGGTTTGATTGAAGAGGCGCTAAACCAAGCACAAATTTTTGGCAACCAAGGCAGCGCCGAAAACCCCGAACAAGAGCTCAGTGACACCATTAAGCATATATTGCGAAACAATAGCCATATTCACCTAGACCAACAGGTCGACAAATTACTAGCCACCAACTACGCTGATCTGAGTACAGAGGATAAAGAGCAGCTAAAGCAATTACTCGCGCAAAAGCACAGTTAA